A segment of the bacterium genome:
AGACCGCGAGGAGACCATGGCGCGCGCTTCGGCGGCGCTGGAGGAGTATCAAATCGTCGGCGTGGTCTCGACCATCGAGTTCCACCGCCGCATCCTGGTGCATCCCGAGTTCCGCAAGGGCAATACGACCACCGACTTCATCTCCCGCTACCTCGGCGAGTTCAAGCCGGTGCCGATTCATTCCGATGGCGTCGCCAACGCCATCGCACTGGCCGCCGCGCTCTATACGCGCAATAAGGCGGAGCGGCACGCCCCGGTCACCCGCGACGGCGTTGCGGTGGAGGCATCCAACTGGCTGCGACAGGGACGGGTTGAATCAACCCTGCGCTGGCCCATGGCGCACCAGGGACCCACGGTGAGGAGTCTATGAAAGGTTATATCGCTGAAATCGGAGACGACCGCATCAGGATCGAATTTCCTCCCGAAGACCATCGGGTGATCCTCAATGGTCGCCCGGTCGAGTACTCTCACGCCTGGATCGGCGGCACCGGACACAACCTGCACCTGATCGTCAACGGCCGCTCCTATGATCTGCGCGTGGAAGAGGAAGAGGGGCGTTTGGCGCTGACTTACGTCGGCAATCGCTATCACTGCACCGTGCTTGATGAACGGCTGGCCGATCTGCAGCGGCGCGCTGGCCTCTCCGATCGCCCCGCCGGACGCACCGTGGTCAAGGCGCCGATGCCCGGATTGGTCGTGAAAGTCCTCGTCGAGGCGGGCGCGCAGGTGCAGAAGGGCGACCGGCTCCTGGTGCTCGAGGCGATGAAGATGGAAAACGATGTCAAGGCGCCGCGCGCCGGACGCGTATTATCCTTGTCGGTCAACGCCGGCCAGGCGGTCGAAGGCGGGCGTGAACTGGCGGTCATTGAATAGAACAGGATGGATTCATATGCGCATCTTCGTCACCGGCGCCACCGGATACATCGGCATGAACGTTGCGCTTGCGCTGCGGCGCGCCGGCCATGAGGTCTGGGGACTGGTGCGTTCGGCGGAGAAGGGCGTTAAGCTGACCCGGCATGAGATTCATCCGGTTGTCGGCGCCCTCGACAACATCACCGGCTTCCTTGACGCCGCCGCCCGCTGTTCGGTCATCGTGCACGCCGCCGAGGACAAGACCGACAACGAGCGGCTCGACCACCAGTGCCTCGAGGCATTCCTCCAGATCGCCGGCAAGGGGCCGCAACCCAAGACGCTGGTCTACACCAGCGGCGTCTGGGTCTACGGCGACACCGGCAATGCGCTGATCGATGAGACCGCGCCGCTCAACCCGGTCAAACTCAAGCCATGGCGCCCCGCGCATGAGGAGATGGTGCTCAAGGCCGGCAACCTGCGCGGCATCGTCATCCGTCCGGGGTGTGTCTACGGTCGGCAGGGCGGGATGACCGGACTCTGGTTCAAGGGGCCCTCCGAAGGCAAACCGCCGCTGGTCGTCGGCGATGGACGCAACCGCTGGTCGATGATCCATGTCGACGACGTCGCCTCCGGTTACGTGAAGGCCGTGGAGAGCGGACGGTCGTCGGACATCTTCAACCTGACCGACCGCTCGCGCCACACCGTGCTGGAACTGGCCACCGCCGCGGCGCGTGCCGCCGGCTACCAAGGGACGATCCCGACCATGCCGATGGAGGAGGCGCGCGCCAAATTCGGCCTGTTCGCCGATTGCCTCGCGCTGGATCAGCACATCGACTCGCGCAAGGCCGTGCGTGTGCTCGGCTGGCATCCGCGTCACGGCGGCTTTCTCGATGCCGTCAGCACCTATTACCAGGCCTGGAAGGCCTATCAGGGTTGAGCGCCGCCCATGGACGATAAACCAAAAGCCCCGCCCACCACGTCCTCCGGAATTCCCATTGCGCCGCTCTACGATCGCTGGCCCGATGGTTTCGATCCATCGCGTGATCTCGGCGTCCCCGGCCATTACCCCTTCACGCGTGGCATCTACGAGGGCATGTACACCCGGCGCCTGTGGACCATGCGCCAGTACGCCGGATTCGGCACCGCGCGCGAATCCAACGCCCGCTATCGCCATCTGCTTGCGCAGGGGCAGACCGGGCTGTCGATTGCTTTCGATCTGCCCACGCAGATGGGCTACGACTCCGACCACCGCCTGGCGCGCGGCGAAGTCGGCCGCACCGGCGTCGCCATCGACGGACTCTGGGACATGGAAGTCCTCCTCGATCAGATTCCGCTCGAACAGGTGTCGATCTCGATGACCATCAACGCGACCGCCGCCATCCTGCTGGCGCTGGTGGTCGCGGTCGCCAAACGGCGGGGTGTGCCCCTCGACGGGCTCTCCGGCACCATCCAGAACGACATCCTGAAGGAGTACATCGCCCGCGGCACTTACATCTATCCGCCGAAGCCGTCGATGCGGCTGATTGCCGACACGATCCGTTATTGCCACGCGACCCTGCCGCGCTGGAACCCGATTTCGATTTCCGGCTACCATATCCGCGAGGCCGGTTCCACCGCGGCGCAGGAGATCGCCTTCACCTTGGCCAATGGCATCGCCTACGTTGACAACGCGCGCGCCGCCGGGTTGGAGGTGGATGATTTCGCCCCGCGGCTGTCGTTCTTCCTGAACGCGCACAAGAATCTGTTCGAGGAAATCGCCAAGTTCCGCTGCGCCCGCCGCCTCTGGGCCCGGATCATGAAGGAACGCTACGGCGCGCGGAAAGCCGAGTCGATGCGCTTCCGCTTCCACACACAGACCGCCGGCTCCACGCTCACCGCCCAGCAGCCGCTGGTCAACGTTCCGCGCGTCACGCTGCAGGCGCTGGCGGCCGTTCTCGGCGGCACGCAGTCGCTGCACACCAACGCCTACGACGAAGCGCTCGCGCTTCCGACCGCCGAATCGGCCGAGCTGGCGCTGCGCACCCAGCAAGTGATCGCCTATGAGTCCGGCGCCGTCGAGACCGCCGACCCGCTCGCCGGCTCGTTCTTCATCGAATCACTGACCAACGAACTCGAAACGCGGGTGACCGCCCTGCTCGACGCGGTCGATAAACTCGGCGGCGCGGTCGCCGCCGTCGAAACGGGGTACTTTGCCCGCGAAATTGAGCGCTCTGCCGTCGACTACCAGCGACGCATCGAAAGTGGCGAGATGACCGTCGTCGGGGTCAATCGCTTCGTCAAAGACGAGACCGCGACGATTGCCATCGCCCAGCTGGATCCGGCGTTGGAGCGCGAGCAATGCGCGCGCCTGGCCGCCGCCCGCGCCGGCCGCGATGCGGCGCAGGTTGCCGGCGCGCTGGCGCAACTGGAGACGCTGGCGCGCGGCGACGGCCATCTGATGCCGCAAATCGTCGCCTGCGTCGAGGCACAGGCCACTCTCGGCGAGATCGCCGACACGCTCCGCGCAGTCTGGGGAGAATACCAACGCGCCCAAGGCGGGTGACTGCCGACCCCGTCTGTCAAACCCGACCGTCCGTCCCTTCTGGAAGGAGACCAGGATGCTTAAGAAGATCGCCCATATCTCGATTGCCGTCACCAACCTCGATCGCGCCTGCGCCTTCTATCACGATGTCATGGGCGGCGAGATCACCGACCGTCACCGTGTCGACGACCAGAAGGTGGAGGTCGCCTTCGTCAACTTCTCCGCGGGCACCAAGATCGAGCTGATCGCGCCCACCCGGGAGGATTCGCCGGTCGGGCGGTTTCTGGCCAAGCATGGCCCCGGCATCCACCACATCTGTTTCGAGACCGACAACATCGAAAAGCAGATGGCCTTCCTGTCCGATCACGGCGTGAAACTGATCGACGCCGCCCCCCGTCGCGGGGCCGAGCACGACAAGATCGCGTTCGTGCACCCGTCCTCGGCGCTTGGCACGCTGATCGAATTGTCCGAGCCGCTGAAAAAATAGGCGACTTGCCGCTTTCCCGCAGGCACGACGGTCACAGTCGGCCATCGGGCTTCGACTTTGTGTCAAACGGTCCCCTGATGGGTTGATTTCGCCCGCTGCGCTCCTGTATCTTCCCCGGCTCTGAGGGATGAGACGATGAGCAAAGTCGTTGCCGATGCCCGCGAGGCGCTGTCGAAAGTGGATCTACGCGACGGAATGACCATCATGGCCGGCGGATTCGGTCTCTGTG
Coding sequences within it:
- a CDS encoding biotin/lipoyl-containing protein, with translation MKGYIAEIGDDRIRIEFPPEDHRVILNGRPVEYSHAWIGGTGHNLHLIVNGRSYDLRVEEEEGRLALTYVGNRYHCTVLDERLADLQRRAGLSDRPAGRTVVKAPMPGLVVKVLVEAGAQVQKGDRLLVLEAMKMENDVKAPRAGRVLSLSVNAGQAVEGGRELAVIE
- a CDS encoding NAD-dependent epimerase/dehydratase family protein, whose product is MRIFVTGATGYIGMNVALALRRAGHEVWGLVRSAEKGVKLTRHEIHPVVGALDNITGFLDAAARCSVIVHAAEDKTDNERLDHQCLEAFLQIAGKGPQPKTLVYTSGVWVYGDTGNALIDETAPLNPVKLKPWRPAHEEMVLKAGNLRGIVIRPGCVYGRQGGMTGLWFKGPSEGKPPLVVGDGRNRWSMIHVDDVASGYVKAVESGRSSDIFNLTDRSRHTVLELATAAARAAGYQGTIPTMPMEEARAKFGLFADCLALDQHIDSRKAVRVLGWHPRHGGFLDAVSTYYQAWKAYQG
- a CDS encoding methylmalonyl-CoA mutase family protein gives rise to the protein MDDKPKAPPTTSSGIPIAPLYDRWPDGFDPSRDLGVPGHYPFTRGIYEGMYTRRLWTMRQYAGFGTARESNARYRHLLAQGQTGLSIAFDLPTQMGYDSDHRLARGEVGRTGVAIDGLWDMEVLLDQIPLEQVSISMTINATAAILLALVVAVAKRRGVPLDGLSGTIQNDILKEYIARGTYIYPPKPSMRLIADTIRYCHATLPRWNPISISGYHIREAGSTAAQEIAFTLANGIAYVDNARAAGLEVDDFAPRLSFFLNAHKNLFEEIAKFRCARRLWARIMKERYGARKAESMRFRFHTQTAGSTLTAQQPLVNVPRVTLQALAAVLGGTQSLHTNAYDEALALPTAESAELALRTQQVIAYESGAVETADPLAGSFFIESLTNELETRVTALLDAVDKLGGAVAAVETGYFAREIERSAVDYQRRIESGEMTVVGVNRFVKDETATIAIAQLDPALEREQCARLAAARAGRDAAQVAGALAQLETLARGDGHLMPQIVACVEAQATLGEIADTLRAVWGEYQRAQGG
- the mce gene encoding methylmalonyl-CoA epimerase — translated: MLKKIAHISIAVTNLDRACAFYHDVMGGEITDRHRVDDQKVEVAFVNFSAGTKIELIAPTREDSPVGRFLAKHGPGIHHICFETDNIEKQMAFLSDHGVKLIDAAPRRGAEHDKIAFVHPSSALGTLIELSEPLKK